From a region of the Sminthopsis crassicaudata isolate SCR6 chromosome 6, ASM4859323v1, whole genome shotgun sequence genome:
- the LOC141545982 gene encoding RNA-binding protein 4-like isoform X1, with protein MVKLFIGNLPREATEQEIRSLFEQYGKVLECDIIKNYGFVHIEDKTAAEDAIRNLHHYKLHGVNINVEASKNKSKASTKLHVGNISPTCTNLELRAKFEEYGPVIECDIVKDYAFVHMERAEDAVEAIRGLDNTEFQGKRMHVQLSTSRLRTAPGMGDQSGCYRCGKEGHWSKECPVDRTGRVADLTEQYNEQYGAVRAPYAMSYGESVYYSNAYGALDAYYKRCRVRSYEAVAAAAAASAYNYAEQTLSQLPQVQNPAMTGHLTSTSVDPYDRHLLPTSGAAAATAAAAAAAAAAVTAASTSYYGRDRSPLRRAPAVPTIGEGYGYGHENELSQASAAARNSLYDVARYEREQYAADRARYSAF; from the exons ATGGTGAAGCTGTTCATCGGCAACCTGCCCCGCGAGGCGACGGAGCAGGAGATCCGCTCTCTGTTCGAGCAGTACGGGAAGGTGCTCGAGTGCGACATCATCAAGAACTACGGCTTCGTGCACATCGAGGACAAGACGGCGGCCGAGGACGCCATCCGCAACCTGCACCACTACAAGCTGCACGGCGTCAACATCAACGTGGAGGCCAGCAAGAACAAGAGCAAGGCCTCCACCAAGCTGCACGTGGGCAACATCAGCCCCACGTGCACCAACCTCGAGCTGCGCGCCAAGTTCGAGGAGTACGGGCCCGTGATCGAGTGCGACATCGTCAAGGACTACGCCTTCGTGCACATGGAGCGCGCCGAGGACGCCGTGGAGGCCATCCGCGGCCTGGACAACACCGAGTTCCAAG GCAAACGAATGCACGTGCAGCTGTCCACCAGCCGGCTTCGGACCGCCCCCGGGATGGGAGACCAGAGCGGCTGCTATCGGTGCGGGAAAGAGGGTCACTGGTCCAAAGAGTGTCCAGTGGATCGGACGGGCCGTGTAGCAGACTTGACCGAGCAGTATAACGAGCAGTACGGAGCTGTTCGCGCGCCCTACGCCATGAGCTATGGGGAGTCCGTGTATTACAGCAACGCATATGGAGCGCTTGATGCCTACTACAAGAGATGTCGAGTCCGGTCTTACGAGGCGgtggcggcggcagcggcggcctCCGCGTACAACTATGCGGAGCAGACCCTGTCCCAGCTCCCACAAGTCCAGAATCCAGCCATGACCGGTCACCTCACCTCCACCTCTGTTGACCCCTACGATAGACACCTATTGCCGACCTCAGGAGCTGCCGCCGCCaccgctgctgctgccgctgccgccgccgccgcagtCACTGCAGCCTCCACTTCCTATTATGGACGGGACCGGAGCCCCCTGCGCCGTGCCCCCGCAGTCCCTACTATTGGAGAGGGCTACGGTTACGGGCACGAGAATGAGCTGTCCCAGGCCTCGGCAGCCGCGCGGAATTCTCTTTATGACGTGGCGCGGTACGAGCGGGAGCAGTATGCGGCGGACCGGGCGAGATACTCGGCCTTTTAA
- the LOC141545982 gene encoding RNA-binding protein 4B-like isoform X2, with the protein MVKLFIGNLPREATEQEIRSLFEQYGKVLECDIIKNYGFVHIEDKTAAEDAIRNLHHYKLHGVNINVEASKNKSKASTKLHVGNISPTCTNLELRAKFEEYGPVIECDIVKDYAFVHMERAEDAVEAIRGLDNTEFQEHI; encoded by the exons ATGGTGAAGCTGTTCATCGGCAACCTGCCCCGCGAGGCGACGGAGCAGGAGATCCGCTCTCTGTTCGAGCAGTACGGGAAGGTGCTCGAGTGCGACATCATCAAGAACTACGGCTTCGTGCACATCGAGGACAAGACGGCGGCCGAGGACGCCATCCGCAACCTGCACCACTACAAGCTGCACGGCGTCAACATCAACGTGGAGGCCAGCAAGAACAAGAGCAAGGCCTCCACCAAGCTGCACGTGGGCAACATCAGCCCCACGTGCACCAACCTCGAGCTGCGCGCCAAGTTCGAGGAGTACGGGCCCGTGATCGAGTGCGACATCGTCAAGGACTACGCCTTCGTGCACATGGAGCGCGCCGAGGACGCCGTGGAGGCCATCCGCGGCCTGGACAACACCGAGTTCCAAG AGCACATCTAA